Proteins encoded together in one Theileria parva strain Muguga chromosome 3 map unlocalized ctg_530, whole genome shotgun sequence window:
- the HTR8 gene encoding histone H3.3, producing MARTKQTARKSTGGKAPRKQLATKAARKTAPVTGGVKKPHRYRPGTVALREIRKFQKSTELLIRKLPFQRLVREIAQDYKTDLRFQSQAVLALQEAAEAYLVGLFEDTNLCAIHAKRVTIMPKDVHLARRIRGERA from the coding sequence ATGGCTAGGACTAAGCAGACTGCAAGAAAATCAACTGGTGGTAAAGCACCCCGCAAACAACTAGCAACCAAGGCTGCAAGGAAAACCGCTCCCGTCACCGGTGGTGTCAAGAAACCACATAGGTATCGCCCAGGTACTGTAGCTCTCAGGGAAATTAGGAAGTTCCAGAAGTCAACCGAGCTCTTGATCAGGAAGTTGCCGTTCCAAAGACTTGTTCGCGAAATCGCCCAGGACTACAAAACGGATTTAAGGTTCCAATCACAGGCTGTTTTGGCACTCCAAGAAGCGGCTGAGGCTTACCTCGTTGGACTTTTTGAGGACACCAACTTGTGCGCAATCCACGCCAAGAGAGTCACCATCATGCCCAAGGATGTTCATCTGGCCAGGAGGATCAGGGGTGAAAGAGCTTAA
- a CDS encoding Synaptobrevin family protein, with product MSTILYSFIAQNDSVIADYATPQIYNSDKSVNLDLIARNNLSKIPKNNSNGFNVILGHYFFHHVKNGLVLSCVTSSDENTDLPKKFLAELDSKINSNVFNNTSNRSRTLTKMMSKLVNEYNNTNMKLKSIESSLIYTTDTLRENITNIMERGELIDSIVTKSDNLKRESRLFRDSVKYSNSSFITKFIINNIKNKRLYIILTVSFVIIFFYFFIVSESD from the exons ATGTCGACGATACTCTACTCTTTCATAGCCCAAAATGATTCAGTTATCGCAGATTACGCAACGCCACAAATATATAACTCAGACAAATCGGTAAATCTAGACTTGATTGCAAG aaataatttatcaaagaTCCCCAAAAACAATTCCAACGGTTTCAACGTAATTCTTGGACACTACTTTTTCCAC CATGTTAAAAACGGCCTTGTATTATCATGTGTAACATCATCGGACGAAAACACCGATCTTCCAAAAAAATTTCTG GCGGAGTTGGATTCAAAGATTAATAGTAATGTGTTCAACAACACCAGTAACAGGAGCAGAACTCTGACTAAAATGATGTCTAAACTAGTG AATGAGTACAATAACACGAATATGAAGCTGAAATCTATCGAGTCTTCATTGATTTATACAACTGACACACTCAGGGAAAACATAA CTAATATAATGGAAAGAGGAGAGCTAATCGACTCAATAGTAACAAAGTCAGATAACTTGAAGAGGGAGAGCAGGCTGTTTAGAGATTCAGTAAAGTACTCAAACTCATCATTCATAACAaagtttataataaataacataaaaaataaaagactatatataattttaaca GTCAGCTTCGTTATTATATTCTTCTACTTCTTTATCGTTTCAGAATCGGACTGA
- the AQR gene encoding AAA domain protein produces the protein MSVRLVRPKTATLDELLSHEFYKRLVTSIEDVLPEMKNVKDPKKLINSKFSKEIVEIYEIMFLGSFNKLDMASLEHSDYLSHLLPCLSMDSFPLIANLDKKSQENFKKIRFCTVMTCVWSFVELHSSGRSEYVDVLSNLSSKHKDSFETLFFNSAQLLMLESWKDDLCESREFESVDRITVLEQRALLRFFVICFQRIELSEVRRCCMSLLSPQVWIHIPEELREHNFFKNNKVSKALFLKAFETYKLRHKACNFDLLLKDPKASVRDLYELVPNKDNMEHLNLSYKLVLARDFMNSLINQFIYILEDHLSFSELKPDQQSEEDPEMMRLMYIENYLELFVDLLSQLHLRRVIKPIIEYKLLLVRCKNHPLYEPVDNKTDHACNREDANIFIELVNILEYYLNFNINEELGTSMEYNVILEDYYKRFNKFQRVCYLNYKDDENLKNIHLVNNYALNNNLSKILGSLDIGVLVRLNQELYLIQSTKSNSKEDKELNGKSGDHLWPYSVELLPKKKKSKKLVKKLLISNLTNYLKKPINELMLINNNNFYLNPFSSLFNNITTVTSNDLLQPKEANRREVTELGEMEGDISYIKLCTLSLFKLNLQYLTMFDYLYRNFILYQFEVIYQIKQYVHQQIFYLSYLTSHSNRSNKLNHKRTEGKNKLVSVEQLEKRDWVGRMFICIDNLEMKIDQNRIEMMLTVDLSMIQDYKIRQEWQQLTKYDILFLVQLNSVYSYNLSGPEGKTAEDMEDEVELLGKIVKRIRFGEILEVYDEENNNVLDFNPLDNKSFVGFKMRIKLLLDYQQYMKDMLEDLDYYSSFNLIIRRSKRQNNFKSILSNVQNVVNHKFKMPSWLQVILLGYFSYHSVRPNASNTSHFSTVSASLNQAITTERDEIIKKRKKEQYTRVKIGVVYLNTFKSKDHLLSSTSFISIKLVPCLNPNNTMNQHNFKRTLGSPSSLQEIRENRIHIDSIDTSVNEYVYNNKGSLNKAELAEKLKSALETDKNINLFVKNHIYDHDFGNESGELEKEHLDERSEYVVLNGVKFELHVENNYLNDLTKVNNDYHINSQLPKFLITNFNHPYDISPYNSSSTNAQDGDHLENNSVNHLVKNVNDGNQGTQRGVKFVSRQVESIIGGTMEGLTVIMGPPGTGKTDVVSQIISILFNNYEHEKIVICTHSNFALNDIFTKLVKNELIDEHYMVRLGHSDLEVDNMGHFSKFSRVNYILQRRLDLLEVIKTLKEQIKVVGDYECSIQYSLTFLQYFLTNNQDSNNCYLNSAQIGHEKVNEDVVNNVNDAEDESGMLEVLDRTKLTQEGLDNFFKLGIEFPYTLKDVKKLYNQVQKCYALETNCSNEVNGEEFKHSGDEADKESCKEDLNGQLSQLKKKFIERLYEMLFELLPFEILRNNRDRMKYLVENYSRIVAMTCTHASISQEELSTLNYKTLVFEEAAQILEIESFIPICNNIKRLILCGDHLQLSPIIQNSSLLRYSNLNQSLFLRLIRLNYPYIQLNVQARSRPEILSVYSHFYPHQIFTLDGLFPEGPEVSSTKTKDKVSQTKDMLDVKQLLCKGNLKEMMASNLSRLSLKYVVQFIDVEGEETSPIKYFYQNLGEATYCVLLYMLMRLMGLEDIVILTAYNGQKCLIEDIVKKRCSWNNKIGSPFVSTIDKFQGRQADYVIVSMVRTKNIGYLRDPRRFVVATSRSRLGLWIVGSKNLVQNIKELSNFNEQLNRYPNELYLNFTSLNEVNNADSTKSVKIKNNSDLEELVKALL, from the exons ATGTCGGTTCGTTTAGTTCGTCCAAAAACGGCAACTTTGGACGAGTTGCTCTCACATGAATTCTACAAGAGGCTCGTTACGTCAATAGAAGATGTTTTACCGGAAatgaaaaatgttaaagACCCCAAAAAACTAATAAACTCAAAATTCAGTAAAGAAATTGTGGAAATTTATGAAATAATGTTTTTGGGGTCCTTTAATAAGCTGGATATGGCCTCTTTGGAACACTCAGACTACCTTTCTCACCTGTTGCCTTGTTTGTCAATGGATTCTTTTCCACTAATCGCAAACCTGGATAAAAAATCAcaagaaaattttaaaaagatTAGATTCTGTACAGTAATGACCTGTGTATGGTCGTTCGTGGAACTACACTCAAGCGGACGATCGGAATATGTAGATGTACTATCGAACCTATCATCAA AACACAAAGACTCCTTTGAGACGCTCTTCTTTAACTCAGCTCAGCTACTGATGCTAGAATCGTGGAAGGACGATTTGTGTGAGTCACGGGAATTTGAGTCTGTTGATAGGATAACAGTACTGGAGCAGAGAGCACTGTTACGTTTCTTTGTTATATGCTTTCAGAGAATTGAGCTTTCGGAGGTGCGTCGCTGTTGTATGTCTCTGCTGTCGCCTCAGGTTTGGATCCATATTCCAGAGGAGTTGAGGGAACATAACTTCTTCAAGAATAACAAGGTATCAAAGGCGTTATTTTTGAAGGCATTTGAAACTTATAAGTTGAGGCATAAAGCATGTAACTTTGACCTTTTATTGAAAGACCCAAAGGCCTCAGTCAGAGATTTATACGAATTGGTTCcaaataaagataatatGGAGCATTTAAACCTGAGTTACAAGTTAGTCTTGGCAAGAGACTTCATGAATTCTTTGATTAACCAGTTCATATACATACTGGAGGACCATTTGTCATTTTCAGAATTAAAACCAGACCAACAGTCAGAAGAAGACCCTGAGATGATGAGACTAATGTAcattgaaaattatttggaGTTGTTTGTTGATTTGCTTAGCCAGTTGCACTTGAGGAGAGTAATAAAACCCATAATTGAGTACAAGTTACTGTTGGTAAGGTGCAAAAACCACCCACTGTATGAGCCAGTAGATAATAAAACAGATCATGCCTGTAACAGAGAAGACGCAAACATATTCATAGAATTGGTTAATATATTGGAATACTACttgaattttaatataaacgAGGAGCTAGGGACAAGCATGGAGTACAACGTTATACTTGAAGACTACTACAAAAGGTTCAATAAGTTCCAGAGAGTTTGTTACTTAAACTACAAAGATGATGAAAACCTGAAGAATATACACCTGGTCAACAATTACGCACTTAATAATAACCTGTCAAAAATACTTGGAAGCCTGGATATAGGAGTATTGGTACGGTTAAACCAGGAGTTATATCTAATTCAGTCAACCAAGAGTAATTCCAAGGAAGATAAGGAATTAAATGGGAAGTCAGGAGATCACTTGTGGCCCTACAGCGTAGAACTATTGCCAAAGAAAAAGAAGTCCAAAAAATTGGTCAAGAAGTTGTTAATAAGTAACCTGACCAACTACCTAAAGAAGCCAATAAATGAGTTGATGCTGATAAACAACAATAACTTCTACTTAAATCCCTTCTCTTCACTGTTCAATAACATCACAACAGTGACGTCCAACGACCTTCTACAGCCAAAGGAAGCAAACAGAAGAGAAGTTACTGAATTAGGGGAGATGGAAGGAGACATTAGCTACATTAAGCTATGCACCTTATCGCTGTTCAAGTTAAACTTGCAGTACCTGACGATGTTCGATTACCTTTATAGGAACTTTATCCTCTACCAATTTGAagttatttaccaaattaaGCAGTATGTTCACCAACAAATATTCTACTTGTCGTACCTGACAAGCCATTCAAATCGCTCAAACAAGTTAAACCACAAACGCACTGAGGGAAAAAATAAGCTGGTGTCTGTTGAACAGCTGGAGAAGAGAGACTGGGTGGGGAGGATGTTCATTTGCATAGATAACCTGGAAATGAAAATCGATCAAAACCGAATTGAGATGATGCTGACAGTTGACTTATCCATGATCCAAGATTACAAAATACGCCAGGAGTGGCAACAACTGACAAAATACGACATACTATTCTTGGTTCAGTTAAACAGCGTGTATTCCTACAACCTTAGTGGGCCTGAGGGCAAAACAGCAGAAGATATGGAAGATGAAGTTGAACTTTTGGGCAAAATTGTCAAGAGGATAAGGTTCGGTGAAATACTGGAGGTTTATGACGAGGAAAACAACAATGTTTTGGACTTCAACCCCCTGGATAACAAGAGTTTTGTAGGGTTTAAGATGAGGATTAAACTGTTACTGGACTACCAGCAGTACATGAAAGACATGCTCGAAGATTTGGACTATTATAGCAGTTTCAACTTGATAATAAGGAGAAGTAAGAGGcaaaacaattttaaatccATTTTATCCAATGTGCAAAATGTTGTAAACCACAAGTTCAAGATGCCAAGCTGGCTACAAGTGATTCTTTTGGGATACTTTTCATACCATTCGGTGAGACCCAATGCCTCAAACACTAGTCATTTCTCCACTGTTAGCGCCTCATTAAATCAAGCGATCACCACTGAAAGAGAcgaaataattaaaaaaagaaaaaagGAGCAATATACAAGGGTCAAAATAGGAGTGGTTTATCTAAACACTTTTAAAAGTAAGGATCATTTGTTAAGTTCAACTTCTTTCATCTCAATTAAGCTGGTACCCTGTTTGAACCCCAATAACACAATGAATcaacataattttaagcGAACTTTAGGTTCACCCTCAAGTTTGCAGGAAATTAGAGAGAATAGGATACACATTGACTCAATAGACACTAGTGTAAACGAGTATGTTTATAACAATAAAGGTTCACTGAATAAGGCTGAGTTGGcagaaaaattaaaatcagCATTGGAAACTGataagaatattaatttgtttgtCAAAAATCATATCTATGACCATGATTTTGGAAATGAGAGCGGTGAGTTAGAGAAAGAACATCTTGACGAGCGCTCGGAATATGTAGTATTAAATGGAGTGAAGTTTGAATTACACGTTGAGAACAATTACCTAAATGACCTGACAAAAGTGAACAATGATTATCATATCAACAGCCAGTTGCCAAAGTTTTTAATAACCAATTTTAATCACCCGTATGATATTTCACCATATAATTCAAGTTCAACAAATGCTCAAGATGGGGATCACCTAGAGAATAATTCAGTTAACCATcttgttaaaaatgttaatgaTGGTAATCAAGGGACTCAGAGAGGGGTAAAATTTGTGTCAAGGCAAGTTGAGAGTATAATTGGAGGCACAATGGAAGGGCTGACGGTGATTATGGGACCACCAGGCACAGGGAAAACGGATGTAGTCTCTCAAATAATCTCGATTCTGTTTAACAATTATGAGCATGAGAAAATCGTGATTTGCACGCACAGCAATTTTGCACTCAACGATATATTCACGAAGTTGGTGAAAAATGAACTGATTGACGAACATTACATGGTGAGGTTGGGGCACTCGGATCTTGAAGTGGATAACATGGGTCATTTCTCAAAGTTCAGCAGAGTTAACTACATTCTGCAGAGAAGGCTTGACCTTCTTGAAGTTATTAAAACACTAAAAGAACAAATCAAGGTTGTTGGTGACTACGAATGCTCAATACAATATTCCTTAACATTTCTGCAGTACTTTTTAACTAATAACCAAGACTCGAATAATTGTTACTTAAATAGCGCCCAAATTGGGCATGAAAAAGTTAATGAAGAtgttgtaaataatgtgaatgATGCTGAGGATGAGTCAGGAATGTTGGAAGTATTAGATAGAACTAAGCTTACTCAAGAAGGATTGGATAACTTTTTCAAGTTGGGGATAGAGTTTCCATACACACTTAAGGATGTAAAGAAATTATATAACCAGGTACAAAAGTGTTACGCTCTTGAAACTAATTGTAGTAATGAAGTTAACGGAGAAGAGTTTAAACATTCCGGTGATGAGGCTGATAAAGAATCATGTAAGGAGGATTTGAATGGACAATTGTCACAACTGAAGAAAAAATTCATTGAAAGGTTGTATGAAATGCTCTTTGAGTTGTTGCCATTTGAAATCTTGAGGAATAATAGAGATAGGATGAAGTACCTGGTGGAAAACTACAGCAGGATTGTAGCAATGACCTGTACCCATGCCTCAATATCCCAGGAGGAATTATCGACGTTGAACTACAAGACTTTGGTTTTTGAGGAAGCAGCACAGATACTGGAAATTGAAAGTTTTATACCaatttgtaataatattaagagGTTAATTCTGTGTGGAGACCACCTTCAGCTTTCGCCAATTATACAAAACTCGTCACTTTTGAGGTATTCCAATTTGAACCAGAGTCTATTTCTGAGGTTGATCAGGTTAAACTACCCCTATATTCAGTTGAATGTACAGGCTAGGTCAAGGCCAGAAATATTGAGTGTTTACAGTCACTTTTACCCTCACCAAATATTCACACTTGATGGGCTATTCCCAGAAGGCCCTGAAGTTTCTTCCACCAAAACTAAGGATAAAGTGTCACAAACTAAAGATATGTTGGATGTAAAACAGTTATTGTGTAAGGGTAACCTTAAGGAAATGATGGCAAGTAACCTCTCGAGATTAAGTTTGAAGTACGTAGTTCAATTCATTGATGTTGAAGGAGAGGAGACTAGTCCTATCAAGTATTTCTATCAGAATTTAGGGGAGGCAACGTATTGTGTGCTGTTATACATGCTTATGAGATTAATGGGATTAGAAGATATAGTGATACTGACGGCGTACAATGGCCAAAAGTGTCTGATTGAGGATATTGTCAAGAAGAGGTGTAGTTGGAACAATAAAATAGGTTCACCATTTGTTTCAACAATAGATAAATTCCAAGGAAGACAAGCAGACTACGTAATAGTATCAATGGTGAGAACTAAGAATATTGGCTATTTGAGAGACCCAAGGAGATTTGTGGTAGCAACAAGTCGTTCGAGGCTAGGACTTTGGATAGTAGGGAGTAAGAATTTGGTGCAAAATATAAAGGAGCTTTCGAACTTTAACGAACAGTTGAACCGATATCCAAATGAACTGTACTTGAATTTTACTAGTTTAAATGAAGTTAATAACGCAGATTCCACCAAATCGGtaaagattaaaaataactctgATCTTGAGGAGTTAGTAAAGGCGTTGTTGTAA
- the ALPHA-ADR gene encoding Adaptin N terminal region family protein: MKGQYVRGLVKFITDIRNLKTDEDKETRIKEEVAKIRVSFSSPRLTDYDKKKHLLKLLYVQMLGYDIDLGYLESVQLMASPKLADKATGYMGCEILLREYEEVMRLCINTTLEDMNNPCEHVCSLALIFLANTHSLEINERLSGEVVRLSMNSSSDNDYLRKKLYMCLLRTYKLNPQLYNINEWYSMVYQILESESTVSCLLPICNLLHPILSQKPKNWELSVDRLASFLSELSKDEVPVEHCYFTISAPWLTVKILSIFASVEPHPNYDFLPMLSNSLKTLLDKTSNLVLTRLGNKHSNRAKKLMNLSIYMTKTGILRETIRAVVNWFPYLSNISAQFVCNCIRHLYTSVMSQIRLVALEIIEDVIKIKETYEYIKNDAEYILHFLNDSDPTIKKRSCLILCGLCDVTNWELIVPELISTLRYSEISIQEYMVPLICKTIDKHLPKNTLYIDLIFKIITHAPLVSNISISTLLLTTLYKENSVKFQEKFVDKCLYYLQDETEITEGLLRICAHVLGDYGHLSTEVGMKDQLKLFEKYFVIASPECKCVIVTTLGKFASRDNSLVDKVGDFLETQVNSTDVNLQIRSCELLKMLRTNVSLFNRVMTIISDKKPSSRLKHSDRSPTKESYRESSREVYRNSHRVSDGSSLKDSFDKPVPRDSFDRNLSRDSFDRNVSRDSFDRTSQRVSSERTSLKESARSDNLASARDRDVRRTSAREGSSGLFSNESCVLLLNEYFTVELEQAYRNQHSKLLVRLKNVSNEDLYVHKCALKSPPELHGQEHNQLRDVKLKPGQVANHKLSFMLMDYALELPNYFLDLGLESKIEPLNHTLNLPVCVHKFMKPLELDPPSFTKLWNTLTQTQPFMFKFKNNISVLANSLTALNFDVVKTGDNVYVSASGLVSTESSEFFCLGMFTADRGGLVASYRASTALLAQCIINITKTLLKEL, from the exons ATGAAGGGACAATACGTGCGTGGATtggtaaaatttataacagATATCAGAAACTTGAAAACAGATGAAGATAAGGAAACAAGGATCAAGGAAGAGGTGGCTAAGATCAGAGTCAGCTTCTCTAGTCCCAGATTGACCGACTATGACAAGAAAAAACACTTGTTGAAGCTATTATATGTCCAAATGCTTGGATATGACATAGATTTGGGATATCTGGAGTCTGTACAGTTGATGGCCTCACCAAAGTTGGCAGATAAAGCAACAGGATACATGGGTTGTGAGATTTTGCTGAGGGAGTACGAAGAAGTTATGAGACTGTGTATAAATACAACACTGGAGGACATGAATAACCCCTGTGAACACGTTTGTTCACTGGCACTGATCTTTTTAGCAAACACCCATTCACTAGAAATCAACGAACGACTTTCAGGTGAAGTTGTCAGATTGAGTATGAATTCCTCATCAGACAATGATTACCTTCGTAAGAAGCTTTATATGTGCCTCCTGAGAACTTATAAACTAAACCCTCAACTGTATAACATTAACGAATGGTATAGCATGGTATACCAGATATTGGAATCTGAAAGTACAGTTTCATGCCTACTGCCAATCTGTAATTTATTGCATCCCATTTTGAGCCAGAAGCCAAAAAACTGGGAATTATCAGTAGACCGACTCGCGTCATTTTTATCTGAGTTATCTAAGGATGAAGTACCGGTGGAGCACTGCTACTTCACAATATCAGCACCCTGGCTTACTGTTAAGATTTTAAGCATCTTTGCCTCAGTAGAACCTCATCCAAATTATGACTTTCTCCCCATGTTGTCAAATTCACTTAAGACCTTGCTGGATAAGACAAGTAACCTGGTATTAACACGTCTAGGAAACAAGCACAGCAACAGGGCTAAGAAGTTAATGAACCTGAGTATATACATGACAAAAACAGGAATTCTAAGGGAAACCATAAGAGCAGTGGTTAATTGGTTCCCATACCTCAGTAACATATCAGCCCAGTTCGTTTGCAATTGCATACGACACTTGTACACGTCTGTTATGTCGCAAATCAGACTCGTTGCACTTGAAATAATAGAGGACGTGATTAAGATTAAGGAGACTTATgaatacattaaaaatgacgctgaatatattttacactttttaaACGACTCGGATCCAACGATTAAGAAAAGG tcCTGCTTGATACTGTGCGGACTCTGTGATGTGACAAACTGGGAGCTGATAGTCCCGGAGTTAATCTCAACGCTGAGATATTCGGAAATCTCAATCCAGGAATACATGGTCCCACTCATTTGCAAAACAATAGATAAACATCTTCCTAAAAACACACTCTATATcgatttaatttttaaaatcataaCACACGCACCCTTGGTGTCCAATATTTCAATTTCAACACTGTTATTGACTACCTTGTATAAGGAAAACTCAGTTAAATTTCAG GAAAAGTTTGTTGATAAGTGCTTATATTACCTTCAAGACGAAACTGAGATTACTGAAGGATTATTAAG GATATGCGCACATGTTCTTGGTGATTACGGGCACTTGTCAACTGAGGTTGGAATGAAGGATCAGTTAAAGCTATTTGAGAAGTATTTTGTTATAGCCTCACCAGAGTGCAAGTGCGTAATTGTAACAACTCTGGGCAAGTTCGCATCAAGAGATAATTCACTGGTTGATAAAGTGGGAGACTTCCTGGAGACACAAGTGAACTCAACTGACGTTAATCTACAAATAAGGTCTTGTGAACTCCTTAAGATGCTCAGGACTAATGTGTCACTGTTCAACAGAGTAATGACAATAATCTCAGACAAGAAGCCTTCGTCGAGATTGAAACACTCTGACAGGAGTCCAACCAAAGAAAGTTACAGAGAATCATCCAGAGAAGTTTACAGAAATAGTCATAGGGTAAGTGATGGATCAAGTCTTAAGGACTCATTTGACAAACCTGTCCCAAGAGACTCTTTTGATAGAAATCTTTCGAGAGATTCTTTTGACAGAAACGTTTCAAGAGACTCTTTTGATAGAACCAGTCAGAGAGTATCTTCTGAAAGAACTAGTCTTAAAGAATCAGCAAGGAGTGATAATCTGGCTTCAGCCAGGGATAGAGATGTTAGGAGAACGTCTGCAAGAGAAGGAAGTTCTGGATTATTCAGTAACGAAAGTTGTGTGCTGTTATTgaatgaatattttaccGTTGAGTTGGAACAAGCCTACAGAAACCAGCATTCAAAACTGTTAGTCAGGTTAAAGAATGTTTCTAACGAGGATTTATATGTACACAAATGTGCTTTAAAATCACCACCAGAACTCCACGGACAAGAGCACAATCAACTCAGAGATGTTAAACTAAAGCCTGGACAAGTAGCTAACCACAAACTTTCATTCATGCTAATGGACTATGCTCTTGAACTTCCGAACTATTTCCTAGATCTGGGACTAGAATCGAAAATAGAGCCACTCAACCACACCTTGAATTTGCCTGTATGTGTTCACAAGTTTATGAAACCGCTGGAACTTGACCCGCCCTCCTTCACAAAACTCTGGAACACACTCACACAAACACAGCCATTCATGTTCAAATTCAAGAATAATATCAGCGTTTTGGCAAACTCACTCACGGCGCTCAATTTCGACGTTGTTAAG ACGGGAGATAATGTATACGTATCGGCTTCTGGACTGGTTTCAACGGAATCCAGTGAATTTTTCTGCCTGGGAATGTTCACAGCGGACAG GGGAGGCTTGGTGGCAAGTTACAGGGCGAGTACGGCACTTTTGGCACAATGTATCATAAATATAACCAAAACTCTTCTAAAAGAGCTTTAA